One Onthophagus taurus isolate NC chromosome 11, IU_Otau_3.0, whole genome shotgun sequence genomic window carries:
- the LOC139432063 gene encoding uncharacterized protein → MDCFKPPQGMNFSENVGENWKIFKQKFEIYLKATEKDKKADDIKVAMLLNALGDDGLHLYNTFSLGEEKKKIYKTVIESCQEEGDIFERYLTDLRKLAKDCDFGTQEESLVRDRIILGIKERALQERMLRESAMDLEKAAELCRAHEASKRQVKVLKKCTNRCYKKEYAKEGELDENMGKKFKCKKCATEHERKNCPAFNRKCNQCGKYGHFMIAWRQRTYQKGRKEKKQKNIHEIEDNGEEEEEDNLYMDKIMDRIWKYPLIINEQEISFKLDTGADVNVLPKMKFEQVCPNMKVDRLCCKLLAYGGSPIETL, encoded by the exons atggattGCTTCAAACCGCCACAGGGCATGAACTTCTCCGAAAACGTGGGTGAGAATTGGaagatatttaaacaaaaatttgaaatatatctAAAAGCAACagaaaaagacaaaaaagcGGATGATATAAAAGTGGCAATGCTATTGAATGCTCTTGGTGACGATGGTCTCCACTTGTATAACACATTTTCGTTgggagaagaaaagaaaaaaatttataaaacggTTATAGAATC GTGCCAAGAAGAAGgagacatttttgaaagatatcTAACTGATTTAAGAAAACTAGCAAAAGATTGTGATTTTGGAACGCAAGAAGAATCTTTGGTGAGAGATAGAATAATATTAGGAATAAAAGAAAGAGCATTACAGGAAAGAATGTTAAGAGAATCAGCAATGGATTTAGAGAAAGCTGCTGAATTGTGTCGAGCACATGAAGCGAGCAAGAGACAAGTAAAAGTACTCAAAAAGTGCACAAATAGATgctataaaaaagaatatgcAAAAGAAGGAGAATTGGATGAAAATATGGGGAAAAAGTTTAAATGTAAGAAATGTGCTACAGAGCACGAGAGAAAAAATTGTCCGGCATTTAATAGAAAATGCAACCAATGTGGAAAATATGGTCATTTTATGATAGCATGGAGACAAAGAACATACCAAAAGGgaagaaaagagaaaaaacaaaagaatattCATGAAATTGAAGACAATGGTGAAGAGGAAGAAGAGGATAACCTGTATATGGATAAAATTATGGATAGAATATGGAAATatccattaattattaatgaacaaGAGATAAGTTTCAAATTAGATACAGGAGCGGATGTAAATGTACttccaaaaatgaaatttgaacaGGTATGCCCCAACATGAAAGTAGATCGGTTGTGTTGTAAATTATTAGCTTATGGTGGAAGTCCAATAGAAACTCTATAA